One segment of Oreochromis niloticus isolate F11D_XX linkage group LG8, O_niloticus_UMD_NMBU, whole genome shotgun sequence DNA contains the following:
- the LOC100710506 gene encoding LIM and SH3 domain protein 1 isoform X2, whose product MNPPCGRCNKPVYPTEKINCLDKYWHKGCFSCEVCKMALSMTNYKGFEKKPYCTMHYPKTSFTIVTDTPENLRLKQQSMLNSQALYKEEFEKSKGKGFSVVVDTPEMQRVKKTQDQISNIKYHEDFEKSKIRSDAPPPENRQDYEDQPSNPVSHFSQSAGQMRTAAVAPHSGGKRYQAMYSYMAAEADEVSLQEGDLILDVEPIDEGWVFGFNQRTGQRGMLPANYVRPV is encoded by the exons ATGAATCCGCCCTGTGGGAGATGCAATAAACCAGTTTAcccaacagaaaaaataaactgcCTTGATAAG TATTGGCACAAAGGTTGTTTCAGCTGTGAGGTCTGCAAGATGGCCTTGAGCATGACGAACTACAAAGGCTTTGAGAAGAAACCTTACTGCACTAT gcatTACCCCAAAACCTCCTTCACCATAGTGACCGACACCCCCGAGAATCTGCGTCTCAAACAACAGAGCATGCTTAATAGTCAG GCCCTTTACAAGGAGGAGTTTGAGAAGAGCAAGGGGAAAGGTTTCAGTGTGGTGGTCGACACTCCAGAGATGCAGAGAGTGAAGAAGACACAGGACCAGATCAGTAAC atAAAGTACCATGAAGACTTTGAGAAGAGCAAGATTCGAAGTGACGCGCCTCCTCCGGAAAATAGGCAAG acTATGAGGACCAGCCTTCCAACCCTGTCAGTCACTTCAGTCAGTCTGCTGGACAAATGCGTACTGCTGCTGTAGCACCACACAGTGGAGGG AAGCGCTACCAGGCCATGTACAGCTACATGGCAGCTGAAGCGGATGAGGTTTCTCTGCaggaaggtgatctgatcttagATGTGGAGCCGATAGACGAGGGATGGGTGTTCGGCTTTAACCAGCGCACTGGGCAGCGGGGCATGCTTCCTGCTAACTATGTACGACCTGTGTGA
- the LOC100710506 gene encoding LIM zinc-binding domain-containing Nebulette isoform X1 has product MNPPCGRCNKPVYPTEKINCLDKYWHKGCFSCEVCKMALSMTNYKGFEKKPYCTMHYPKTSFTIVTDTPENLRLKQQSMLNSQALYKEEFEKNKGKGFSAVADTPEMQRVKKTQDQISNALYKEEFEKSKGKGFSVVVDTPEMQRVKKTQDQISNIKYHEDFEKSKIRSDAPPPENRQDYEDQPSNPVSHFSQSAGQMRTAAVAPHSGGKRYQAMYSYMAAEADEVSLQEGDLILDVEPIDEGWVFGFNQRTGQRGMLPANYVRPV; this is encoded by the exons ATGAATCCGCCCTGTGGGAGATGCAATAAACCAGTTTAcccaacagaaaaaataaactgcCTTGATAAG TATTGGCACAAAGGTTGTTTCAGCTGTGAGGTCTGCAAGATGGCCTTGAGCATGACGAACTACAAAGGCTTTGAGAAGAAACCTTACTGCACTAT gcatTACCCCAAAACCTCCTTCACCATAGTGACCGACACCCCCGAGAATCTGCGTCTCAAACAACAGAGCATGCTTAATAGTCAG GCGCTCTATAAGGAGGAGTTTGAAAAGAACAAGGGGAAAGGTTTCAGCGCCGTGGCTGACACTCCAGAGATGCAGAGAGTGAAGAAGACACAGGACCAGATCAGTAAC GCCCTTTACAAGGAGGAGTTTGAGAAGAGCAAGGGGAAAGGTTTCAGTGTGGTGGTCGACACTCCAGAGATGCAGAGAGTGAAGAAGACACAGGACCAGATCAGTAAC atAAAGTACCATGAAGACTTTGAGAAGAGCAAGATTCGAAGTGACGCGCCTCCTCCGGAAAATAGGCAAG acTATGAGGACCAGCCTTCCAACCCTGTCAGTCACTTCAGTCAGTCTGCTGGACAAATGCGTACTGCTGCTGTAGCACCACACAGTGGAGGG AAGCGCTACCAGGCCATGTACAGCTACATGGCAGCTGAAGCGGATGAGGTTTCTCTGCaggaaggtgatctgatcttagATGTGGAGCCGATAGACGAGGGATGGGTGTTCGGCTTTAACCAGCGCACTGGGCAGCGGGGCATGCTTCCTGCTAACTATGTACGACCTGTGTGA
- the LOC100710506 gene encoding LIM and SH3 domain protein 1 isoform X3 yields MNPPCGRCNKPVYPTEKINCLDKYWHKGCFSCEVCKMALSMTNYKGFEKKPYCTMHYPKTSFTIVTDTPENLRLKQQSMLNSQALYKEEFEKNKGKGFSAVADTPEMQRVKKTQDQISNIKYHEDFEKSKIRSDAPPPENRQDYEDQPSNPVSHFSQSAGQMRTAAVAPHSGGKRYQAMYSYMAAEADEVSLQEGDLILDVEPIDEGWVFGFNQRTGQRGMLPANYVRPV; encoded by the exons ATGAATCCGCCCTGTGGGAGATGCAATAAACCAGTTTAcccaacagaaaaaataaactgcCTTGATAAG TATTGGCACAAAGGTTGTTTCAGCTGTGAGGTCTGCAAGATGGCCTTGAGCATGACGAACTACAAAGGCTTTGAGAAGAAACCTTACTGCACTAT gcatTACCCCAAAACCTCCTTCACCATAGTGACCGACACCCCCGAGAATCTGCGTCTCAAACAACAGAGCATGCTTAATAGTCAG GCGCTCTATAAGGAGGAGTTTGAAAAGAACAAGGGGAAAGGTTTCAGCGCCGTGGCTGACACTCCAGAGATGCAGAGAGTGAAGAAGACACAGGACCAGATCAGTAAC atAAAGTACCATGAAGACTTTGAGAAGAGCAAGATTCGAAGTGACGCGCCTCCTCCGGAAAATAGGCAAG acTATGAGGACCAGCCTTCCAACCCTGTCAGTCACTTCAGTCAGTCTGCTGGACAAATGCGTACTGCTGCTGTAGCACCACACAGTGGAGGG AAGCGCTACCAGGCCATGTACAGCTACATGGCAGCTGAAGCGGATGAGGTTTCTCTGCaggaaggtgatctgatcttagATGTGGAGCCGATAGACGAGGGATGGGTGTTCGGCTTTAACCAGCGCACTGGGCAGCGGGGCATGCTTCCTGCTAACTATGTACGACCTGTGTGA
- the LOC100711122 gene encoding kelch domain-containing protein 1 isoform X2 codes for MWERREMTGDIPPDLSGFCGANINTKLYIFGGYETAGYSNQMFSVDLSEPCCSWKRVTDTKGTTPSPRNKHSCWVHRDRLIYFGGYGCKTLSELRNTSSSNFTLEEMSWSRAVNEVTLCKGWNSEVNVFDTLTATWSMPETQGSAPSPRGCHASALLGNKGYINGGVEAAELDMFCLDLDTWTWTKLDISSAFAPLGRSWHTMTPTSDHTLFMYGGFGTNGDTLNDAWQFNTQTREWTKMIHPHKDKPRVFHTACLGRDSDVVVFGGSRNLCIVMDSMVILRLPSPHHCRDVLIFQTQPYSLSRLCEDVIGRNSELLRMQLSWLPSKLQRTLEKRMSFFSASS; via the exons ATGTG GGAGCGGAGAGAGATGACTGGAGACATCCCACCAGACCTGTCGGGCTTCTGCGGTGCTAATATTAACACTAAACTCTACATCTTTGGAGGATATGAAACAGCTGGGTACTCCAACCAG atgtTCAGCGTTGACCTCTCTGAGCCATGCTGCTCATGGAAGAGAGTGACTGACACGAAGGGAACGACCCCCTCACCTCGTAACAAACACTCCTGCTGGGTACACAGAGACAG ATTGATCTACTTTGGTGGATATGGATGCAAGACCTTGAGCGAGTTACGAAACACATCGTCATCAAACTTCACTTTGGAAGAGATGTCCTGG tcaaGAGCTGTGAATGAAGTAACTCTGTGCAAGGGATGGAACAGTGAGGTGAATGTGTTTGACACACTCACAGCTACATGGAGCATGCCGGAGACTCAA GGTTCTGCTCCATCCCCCAGAGGCTGCCATGCCAGTGCCTTGCTGGGGAACAAAGGTTACATCAATGGTGGTGTG GAAGCAGCAGAGTTGGACATGTTCTGCTTAGACCTGGACACCTGGACCTGGACCAAACT TGACATCTCCTCAGCTTTTGCACCTCTTGGTCGCTCTTGGCATACCATGACGCCCACGTCAGATCACACGCTGTTCATGTACGGAGGCTTTGGCACAAATGGAGATACTTTAA ATGATGCCTGGCAGTTTAACACACAAACAAGAGAGTGGACCAAGATGATACACCCCCACAAAGACAAGCCCAG AGTTTTCCATACGGCGTGCCTAGGGAGGGATAGTGACGTCGTGGTGTTTGGGGGCAGCAGGAACCTCTGCATCGTCATGGACTCA ATGGTTATTTTGAGGCTTCCATCACCACATCACTGCAGAGACGTACTCATCTTTCAGACTCAGCCTTACTCCCTCTCCAG GTTATGTGAGGATGTCATTGGACGAAACTCAGAGCTGCTCAGGATGCAGCTCAGCTGGCTGCCATCGAAGCTACAGAGGACACTTGAGAAGAGAATGAGCTTTTTTTCTGCCAGTTCTTAA